Genomic window (Cyanobacteria bacterium GSL.Bin1):
ACATTGGTTGAGCGCAAACCAGCGAGGTAACCATCAACATAGAGACGCAGTTCATTAAAACGATAACCGCGATGCCAATAATCAACCATCGCATCAGTCAAATGTTGGTAGTGACGAACGGCTTGAGAATCTTGGAGCATGGCTATAAAATGAACCTTAATACTAGGATTGTACCCCTATCTTATGCCAAAAATTAAGATCAAACCGTGAGGAGTGCCCCACGGTTGATTGATTATCTAAAAATTGCTCATCGGATTGATTAGGATTTCCATTTTTGAGCAACAACTTCGGCCAGATCAACAACGCGCTGAGAGTAGCCCCATTCATTGTCGTACCAAGCAATTATTTTCACAAAGTCGCCATTCATCACCATTGTCAAGCTACCATCTACAATCGAGGAGGCATCGTTTCCACGATAGTCAGAAGAAACAAGTGGTAATTCTGTGTATTCAATAATCCCTTTCATTGAGCTATTAGCTGCTTCATCTAGGACTTCATTGACCTGTTCCGCGATCGTCGGTTTTTCCACCTGAGCCACAAAATCAACCACAGACACGTTAGGAGTCGGAACCCGCATCGCAATGCCGCTTAATTTTCCTTCTAGTTCAGGAATAACCAGTGCAACTGCTTTAGCAGCACCAGTGCTGGTGGGAACGATATTAACGGCTGCTGCTCGAGCGCGACGAAGATCACGGTGGCTGGCATCAAGAATCCGTTGGTCTCCAGTATAACTATGGGTTGTGGTCATCATACCTTTGACAACGCCAAAGTTTTCATGAAGGACTTTCACCACAGGTGCCAGACAGTTGGTTGT
Coding sequences:
- a CDS encoding type I glyceraldehyde-3-phosphate dehydrogenase — encoded protein: MIRVAINGFGRIGRNFLRCWLERENTGLEVVGLNDTSDPKTNAHLLKYDSMLGNLKAEITYDEDTITVDGKTIKCCSDRNPMNLPWDSWNIDLVIESTGVFTSEEKAAQHIAAGAKKVLITAPGKGGNIGTYVVGVNHEEYNHDKHNVVSNASCTTNCLAPVVKVLHENFGVVKGMMTTTHSYTGDQRILDASHRDLRRARAAAVNIVPTSTGAAKAVALVIPELEGKLSGIAMRVPTPNVSVVDFVAQVEKPTIAEQVNEVLDEAANSSMKGIIEYTELPLVSSDYRGNDASSIVDGSLTMVMNGDFVKIIAWYDNEWGYSQRVVDLAEVVAQKWKS